Proteins encoded by one window of Amaranthus tricolor cultivar Red isolate AtriRed21 chromosome 4, ASM2621246v1, whole genome shotgun sequence:
- the LOC130811219 gene encoding uncharacterized protein LOC130811219, translated as MDHRGTPVRKPHTSTADLLTWSENPSADSASLSSNRPIRNVQPSDGISKVVFGGQVTDEEVESLLKRKPCSENKLKEMTGSGIFAAEQEDNDEEAEGATQTPSNKTGVRMYQQTLTGMSQISFGADESVSPKKPTTLPEVAKQRELSGNLDSAAEAKLKKQLSDAKCKELSGHDIFAPPPEIKPRATVRSPAFQETNSEPVVKTAKKISDQKFAHLSGNNIFKEDAPPNSTEKPLSNAKLREISGNNIFADGKVESRDYYSGVRKPPGGESSIALV; from the exons ATGGACCACCGTGGAACTCCGGTGAGGAAACCGCACACTTCCACTGCAGATCTACTTACTTGGTCGGAAAATCCTTCTGCTGATTCTGCTTCTCTCTCTTCTAATCGTCCTATTCGGAATGTTCAG CCATCAGATGGGATCAGTAAGGTGGTATTTGGAGGGCAAGTGACAGATGAAGAGGTTGAAAGCTTGTTGAAAAG GAAACCATGCTCTGAAAACAAGCTTAAAGAGATGACTGGTAGCGGGATTTTTGCAGCTGAACAGGAAGACAATGACGAAGAAGCTGAAGGTGCCACCCAAACACCAAGCAACAAAACTGGTGTACGTATGTATCag CAAACTCTTACTGGAATGAGTCAAATCTCATTTGGTGCTGATGAGAGTGTTTCTCCAAAGAAACCAACCACTTTACCAGAAGTCGCAAAACAGCGCGAGTTGAGCGGAAATCTCGATAGCGCAGCCGAAGCTAAGTTGAAGAAACAACTCTCTGATGCCAAGTGCAAGGAGCTTAGCGGGCACGACATATTCGCCCCGCCACCCGAAATCAAGCCTCGGGCAACTGTACGTTCGCCTGCATTCCAAGAAACCAACAGCGAACCAGTAGTTAAAACGGCGAAGAAAATCTCCGACCAGAAATTTGCGCACTTGTCCGGAAACAACATCTTCAAAGAAGATGCACCTCCGAATTCAACAGAGAAACCCTTGAGTAACGCCAAACTGCGAGAGATAAGCGGGAATAATATATTTGCTGATGGGAAAGTAGAGTCCCGAGACTACTATAGCGGGGTCAGAAAGCCTCCTGGTGGCGAAAGCAGCATTGCCCTCGTTTAA
- the LOC130810900 gene encoding putative pumilio homolog 8, chloroplastic translates to MIKEGKMKGVRENERFPDEISRSTSHSNSFYHNAAGLPYPSVSACSNLYSYTNGYCIPDVGSSNVGPLDHSRYPIPKSHMLDQTYAGSNLPDSYYSRMDENALVRGFKKMSMADVSSGIGQSHENPDVFRMNDCNVGEFAIADNFGGFGFSSPVCRDTRNGTVKDERNYGLGQKMANQGCNPSFFVLDHQNSMLKYPLKGTTRQRDEYHGDSFGYNPPPFFMQNHQNSLFNFPVRRTTHQGEDYNGNDRIPVHDEVDFMGFFLRDSLNPCTMDPCKVFWNPGADSQNMFMYRTPYNEAVGLNSQQAISRRNAVCNPKRGKMRAVAHKRLNGAIRNGYQLSNRNALQRRSLRDDVLVLARDQEGSQYLQDLYEIGSLEERQLIFDDVFDQIIELMMDTFANYLIQKVLCFCTEEQRIMIVKEATKERGLLLRIAMNSHGTRVVQTMVECIKTRAEISLVVRSLEPGFLDLMKDSNGNHVGQRCFEKLSSEDNKVFSVIALNHCIEIATHRFGCVVFQRCLSYSNKEMQQRLIEIICDNALVLARDPFGNYAVQYIMVEKLLKVPADLLNHFHGKYVNLSTQKFSSHVVEKCLLFVPESHQRIVYEWLSVPRFEQILQDPYANFVIQKALESIQGSLYRSLVTAIRPHQARLRYNPYCRNIFSKGLLNKY, encoded by the exons ATGATTAAAGAGGGGAAGATGAAGGGTGTAAGAGAAAATGAAAGGTTTCCAGATGAAATATCTCGTTCAACATCACATAGTAATAGTTTTTATCATAATGCTGCTGGTTTACCGTATCCTAGTGTGAGTGCTTGTTCTAATCTATATTCTTATACAAATGGGTATTGTATTCCAGATGTTGGTTCATCAAACGTGGGCCCACTTGATCATTCCAGGTATCCCATACCAAAATCCCATATGTTAGATCAAACATATGCGGGTTCTAATTTACCAGATTCTTACTATAGTAGAATGGATGAAAATGCTCTAGTCAGAGGGTTTAAGAAGATGAGTATGGCTGATGTTTCTTCTGGTATTGGACAATCTCATGAAAACCCAGATGTTTTTAGGATGAATGATTGTAATGTGGGTGAATTTGCTATCGCTGACAATTTTGGGGGTTTTGGGTTTTCATCCCCTGTGTGTAGAGATACAAGGAATGGCACTGTCAAGGATGAGAGAAACTATGGATTGGGTCAAAAAATGGCTAATCAAGGGTGTAATCCTTCTTTTTTTGTTCTTGATCATCAGAACTCTATGCTCAAATATCCTTTAAAAGGAACAACCCGTCAAAGAGATGAGTATCATGGTGATTCATTTGGGTATAATCCTCCTcctttttttatgcaaaatcaTCAGAACTCTCTGTTCAATTTTCCTGTACGAAGGACAACCCATCAAGGAGAGGATTACAATGGGAATGATCGAATTCCAGTGCATGATGAagttgattttatgggtttctttTTGAGGGACTCACTGAATCCTTGTACCATGGATCCCTGCAAGGTTTTCTGGAATCCCGGGGCAGATTCTCAGAACATGTTCATGTACAGGACTCCTTATAATGAAGCTGTTGGTCTGAATTCTCAGCAGGCTATAAGTAGGAGAAATGCAGTCTGTAATCCAAAGAGGGGGAAAATGAGAGCTGTTGCACATAAGAGATTGAATGGTGCAATTAGAAATGGTTATCAGTTAAGCAATCGAAACGCGCTGCAAAGGCGTAGCCTAAGGGATGATGTGCTTGTTTTGGCTAGAGATCAGGAAGGTTCTCAGTATCTGCAGGATTTGTATGAAATAGGATCATTAGAGGAAAGGCAACTCATCTTCGATGATGTTTTTGACCAAATTATTGAGCTGATGATGGATACCTTTGCAAATTATCTTATCCAGAAAGTGTTGTGTTTTTGCACTGAAGAACAGAGAATTATGATTGTAAAGGAGGCGACTAAAGAGCGTGGACTACTTCTTAGAATAGCCATGAATTCACATGG GACACGAGTGGTGCAGACAATGGTGGAGTGTATTAAAACAAGGGCGGAGATTTCGCTGGTTGTGCGTTCGCTTGAACCTGGATTTCTTGATCTTATGAAAGATTCCAATGGCAATCATGTCGGCCAGCGCTGCTTCGAAAAGCTTAGTAGTGAAGATAATAAG GTCTTCTCTGTTATTGCTCTCAATCACTGTATTGAGATTGCAACCCATCGGTTTGGTTGTGTTGTCTTTCAACGTTGCCTTTCTTATTCCAATAAGGAAATGCAGCAGAGGCTGATAGAAATAATTTGTGACAATGCTCTTGTGCTTGCTCGAGATCCTTTCGG AAATTATGCTGTTCAGTACATCATGGTGGAAAAGCTTCTTAAAGTGCCAGCAGATCTGCTGAATCACTTTCATGGGAAATATGTGAATCTGTCCACTCAGAAATTCAGCAGCCATGTTGTAGAAAAATGCTTGCTTTTTGTTCCTGAAAGCCATCAAAGAATTGTGTATGAATGGCTCTCAGTTCCTCGTTTTGAGCAAATTTTGCAGGATCCATATGCAAACTTTGTCATTCAGAAAGCACTTGAATCCATCCAG GGTTCCCTTTACCGGTCGCTAGTTACAGCTATTCGTCCTCACCAAGCAAGACTACGTTACAATCCATATTGCAGGAATATATTCAGCAAAGGATTGCTAAACAAGtattga